From Brassica rapa cultivar Chiifu-401-42 chromosome A06, CAAS_Brap_v3.01, whole genome shotgun sequence:
CCGCCGGACTTATGTCCCGGAGCAGGTTCGTTAGAGGAGCTGAGAATCCCGGATAACCTCGTCACCGGAGAGATACCTCCGGCGATATCTCAGTGCTCGGAGCTCCGAACGATTGATCTAAGTCTCAACTATCTCAACGGAACAATCCCGCCGGAGATCGGAGACCTCCAGAAACTCGAGCAGTTCATCGCATGGTACAACAACCTCGCCGGAAAAATCCCGCCGGAGATCGGAAAATTACAGAACCTCAAAGATCTCATCCTCAACAACAATCAACTCACCGGAGAGATCCCACCGGAGTTTTTCAACTGCAGCAACGTCGAGTGGATCTCCTTCACGAGCAACCGGTTAACCGGAGAAGTCCCTAAAGACTTCGGGGTCCTTTCCCGGTTAGCTGTTCTTCAGCTCGGAAACAACAACTTCACCGGACAAATCCCTTCAGAGCTAGGGAAGTGCACAACACTTGTCTGGCTTGATCTCAACACAAATCACTTAACCGGAGAAATCCCTCCCCGGTTAGGTCGTCAACCCGGTTCAAAAGCTCTTTCCGGTTTACTCTCTGGCAACACAATGGCCTTCGTTAGAAACGTTGGGAACTCATGTAAAGGTGTTGGAGGTTTGGTGGAGTTCTCAGGGATCAGACCAGAGAGGCTTCTTCAGATACCGTCTCTTAAGAGCTGTGACTTCACGAGAATGTATTCAGGTCCGATCTTGAGTCTCTTCACAAGATACCAAACCATTGAGTATCTTGATCTCTCTTATAACCAGCTCCGAGGTAAGATTCCATATGAGATCGGAGAAATGATCGCTCTTCAAGTCCTTGAGCTTTCTCATAACCAACTCTCCGGCGAGATTCCTTTCACCATCGGTCAGCTCAAGAACCTCGGCGTGTTCGATGCCTCGGATAATCGCTTGCAGGGTCAAATCCCTGAATCATTCTCCAACTTGTCTTTCTTGGTGCAGATTGATTTGTCTAACAACGAGTTGACCGGTCCGATCCCACAGAGAGGTCAGCTTAGCACGCTTCCGGCGAGCCAGTACGCGGATAACCCGGGACTCTGCGGTGTTCCTTTACCGGAATGTAAAAACGGGAACAATCAGCTACCCGCGGGACCGGAGGAAGAGAAACGTGCTAAGCACGGTACAACAGCGGCTTCTTGGGCGAATAGCATTGTTCTTGGAGTGTTGATATCCGCTGCGTCGGTTTGTATTCTGATAGTTTGGGCTATCGCGGTTCGTGCGAGGAAGCGAGACGCGGAAGATGCGAAGATGCTTCACAGTTTGCAAGCAGTTAACTCAGCCACAACTTGGAAGATTGAGAAGGAGAAAGAGCCGTTGAGTATTAACGTCGCGACGTTTCAAAGACAGTTGAGGAAGCTTAAGTTTTCGCAGCTTATCGAGGCGACAAACGGCTTCTCGGCCGCGAGTATGATCGGACACGGCGGGTTTGGTGAGGTTTTCAAGGCCACGCTTAAAGATGGAACATCCGTGGCAATCAAGAAACTGATTAGGTTAAGTTGTCAAGGAGATAGGGAGTTTATGGCGGAGATGGAAACCCTAGGGAAGATCAAACACCGAAACCTCGTACCGCTCTTGGGATACTGTAAGATCGGGGAAGAGAGACTACTCGTGTACGAGTTTATGCAATACGGTAGCCTCGAGGAGGTGCTTCACGGGCCAAGAACGGGCGAAAAGAGAAGGATCTTGAGCTGGGAAGAGCGCAAAAAGATTGCGAAAGGAGCAGCCAAAGGACTATGCTTTTTGCATCATAATTGTATACCTCATATAATCCACCGTGATATGAAATCAAGCAACGTGCTTCTCGACCACGAGATGGAAGCTAGGGTTTCGGATTTTGGAATGGCGAGGCTGATCAGCGCTTTAGACACGCATTTGAGTGTGAGTACCTTGGCTGGCACGCCAGGTTACGTGCCACCAGAGTATTACCAGAGTTTTAGATGTACTTCTAAAGGTGATGTGTACTCAATAGGAGTAGTGATGCTTGAGATATTGAGCGGGAAAAGACCGACCGATAAAGATGAGTTTGGTGATACGAATTTGGTCGGTTGGTCGAAGATGAAGGCGAGAGAAGGGAAGCATATGGATGTGATTGATGAAGACCTTCTGAGTGTTAAAGAAGGTTCGGAGACTCAAGAAGGTTATGGAGGAGTGATTGTGAAAGAAATGTTGAGGTATTTGGAGATAGCTTTACGGTGCGTTGATGATTTTCCGTCAAAGCGGCCTAATATGTTACAAGTGGTTGCTCTGTTGAGGGAGCTTCGTGGGAGTGAAAATAACAGTCACAGTAACAGCTCGTAAAGACATGAACATGACGATCAGTTATTGACAAGGATTTAACAGGAAACAGAAACAGAGTACTCACCAATCATTTGAACACAGTAAGAAacaacaagaaaagaaaacgcGTGCCATTCACGACATCTTTGGCCCCTCTCGAGCGAGGCGTGattaagtaaaaaatattacaaaattatgtatataataaaaatagaaacgtttaatattttatttcatacaTAGATTTGCAGGTGTTCTTCTTTCACCCATTTTAACTGTAGATAACCTGAAAAACTCAACGCATCGGATTAGCGGT
This genomic window contains:
- the LOC117125914 gene encoding serine/threonine-protein kinase BRI1-like 2, which translates into the protein MTNPPNRVWIQISFIFLLIHVSLSSSSDQPSIKTDALSLLSFKAMIQDDPNNILSTWTPRKSPCQFSGVTCLAGRVSEINLSGSGLSGTVSFNAFTSLDALSVLKLSENFFILNSTSLLLLPLSLTNLELSSSGLVGILPENFFSKYPNFISITLSYNNFTGKLPEDLFLGSKKLQTLDLSYNNITGSISGLTIPLSSCVSLSSLDLSGNSISGYVPVSLTNCTNLKSLNLSHNNFDGQIPKSLGELKSLQSLDLSHNRLTGWIPPEIGDACGSLQNLRISYNNVTGVIPDSLSACSLLQTLDLSNNNISGPFPDKILRSFGSLQILLLSNNFISGEFPTTLSACKSLRIVDFSSNRFSGVIPPDLCPGAGSLEELRIPDNLVTGEIPPAISQCSELRTIDLSLNYLNGTIPPEIGDLQKLEQFIAWYNNLAGKIPPEIGKLQNLKDLILNNNQLTGEIPPEFFNCSNVEWISFTSNRLTGEVPKDFGVLSRLAVLQLGNNNFTGQIPSELGKCTTLVWLDLNTNHLTGEIPPRLGRQPGSKALSGLLSGNTMAFVRNVGNSCKGVGGLVEFSGIRPERLLQIPSLKSCDFTRMYSGPILSLFTRYQTIEYLDLSYNQLRGKIPYEIGEMIALQVLELSHNQLSGEIPFTIGQLKNLGVFDASDNRLQGQIPESFSNLSFLVQIDLSNNELTGPIPQRGQLSTLPASQYADNPGLCGVPLPECKNGNNQLPAGPEEEKRAKHGTTAASWANSIVLGVLISAASVCILIVWAIAVRARKRDAEDAKMLHSLQAVNSATTWKIEKEKEPLSINVATFQRQLRKLKFSQLIEATNGFSAASMIGHGGFGEVFKATLKDGTSVAIKKLIRLSCQGDREFMAEMETLGKIKHRNLVPLLGYCKIGEERLLVYEFMQYGSLEEVLHGPRTGEKRRILSWEERKKIAKGAAKGLCFLHHNCIPHIIHRDMKSSNVLLDHEMEARVSDFGMARLISALDTHLSVSTLAGTPGYVPPEYYQSFRCTSKGDVYSIGVVMLEILSGKRPTDKDEFGDTNLVGWSKMKAREGKHMDVIDEDLLSVKEGSETQEGYGGVIVKEMLRYLEIALRCVDDFPSKRPNMLQVVALLRELRGSENNSHSNSS